In the Clostridium beijerinckii genome, one interval contains:
- a CDS encoding superoxide dismutase, whose amino-acid sequence MFDKIQLPYAFDALEPYIDAETVETHYSKHLQKYVDNLNSLIKGYEQYTEGKSLDQLLANVNELPEEIRQGVIDQGGGVSNHNLYFALLSPTPKKAPEGKLLDEIHNTFGDLYTLKTEVSNAAIGQFGSGYGFLVKDKDGKLSVRNTLNQNSPAMNGVVPILTIDVWEHAYYLKYKNLRADYVKNIWNLIDWKKVEGLYLNYTI is encoded by the coding sequence ATGTTTGATAAAATCCAATTACCATATGCATTTGATGCATTAGAACCATATATAGATGCAGAAACAGTTGAAACACATTATAGTAAGCATCTTCAAAAATATGTAGATAATTTAAATTCGCTTATAAAAGGCTATGAGCAGTATACAGAAGGTAAATCTTTAGATCAATTGTTAGCAAATGTGAATGAGTTGCCAGAAGAAATTAGGCAAGGAGTAATAGATCAAGGTGGAGGTGTATCAAATCATAATTTGTATTTTGCACTTCTTTCGCCAACTCCCAAGAAAGCTCCAGAAGGAAAATTATTAGATGAGATACATAATACATTTGGTGATTTATATACTCTAAAGACCGAAGTAAGTAATGCAGCTATAGGTCAATTTGGATCGGGTTATGGTTTTTTGGTTAAAGATAAAGATGGAAAATTATCAGTGAGAAATACACTAAATCAAAATTCACCTGCTATGAATGGGGTTGTTCCAATTTTGACCATAGATGTGTGGGAACATGCTTATTATTTAAAGTATAAAAATCTAAGAGCAGATTATGTAAAAAACATATGGAACTTAATAGATTGGAAAAAAGTAGAAGGTCTATATTTAAATTATACAATTTAA
- a CDS encoding DUF434 domain-containing protein, whose amino-acid sequence MTQIVKRGFVPSDEIEFNEENLTLLKKAQKDIYYLINHGYSIDKSVEFVGNHFLFSARQRLALKRSISSYKDIISRQKRKILDTYENSTLHIDGLNIIITLEVALSNSTLIKCMDGTLRDLAGLRGTYKLIDKTDTAIDLIGKRLDEMKIRKAIFYLDSPVSNTGRLKSRLLELLYKYNFDIEVILIPNADVILNKLDHVVTSDGIILNTCESWINLAYEIVEEELPSTSYIDFEIRF is encoded by the coding sequence ATGACACAAATAGTTAAAAGAGGCTTTGTTCCATCTGACGAAATTGAATTTAATGAAGAAAACCTAACATTATTAAAAAAAGCTCAAAAGGATATCTATTACTTAATAAATCACGGGTATAGTATAGATAAAAGTGTTGAATTTGTAGGAAATCATTTTTTATTTTCTGCTAGGCAAAGACTAGCATTAAAAAGAAGCATATCTTCTTATAAAGATATTATTAGCAGGCAGAAACGTAAAATATTAGATACATACGAAAATAGCACACTACATATTGATGGTCTTAATATAATTATTACTCTTGAAGTAGCTTTGTCTAACTCAACACTAATTAAATGTATGGACGGAACTCTCCGAGATTTGGCTGGACTTCGTGGAACATATAAGTTAATTGATAAAACGGATACAGCAATAGATTTGATTGGTAAAAGATTAGATGAAATGAAGATACGTAAGGCTATCTTTTATCTTGACTCTCCTGTTTCTAATACAGGAAGATTAAAATCAAGGCTATTAGAACTTCTATATAAATACAACTTCGATATAGAAGTTATTCTTATTCCAAATGCAGATGTTATTCTAAATAAATTGGATCATGTTGTAACTAGCGATGGGATAATTCTTAACACATGTGAAAGTTGGATAAACTTAGCATATGAAATTGTTGAAGAAGAATTACCTAGTACGTCCTATATTGATTTTGAAATTAGATTTTAG
- the ilvD gene encoding dihydroxy-acid dehydratase: MRSDVITKGSKSAPQRSLLSALGLTKEEMERPLVGIVSSQNDIVPGHMNLDKIVEAVKMGVSMAGGTPIVFPAIAVCDGIAMGHEGMKYSLVTRDLIADSTEAMAMAHAFDALVMVPNCDKNVPGLLMAAARVNIPTIFVSGGPMLAGKVDGCKTSLSSMFEAVGAYNAGKITAEKLDEYENNVCPTCGSCSGMYTANSMNCLTEVLGMGLQGNGTIPAVYSERIKLAKHAGMKIMELLEKNIRPRDIMTEDAFMNAMTMDMALGCSTNSMLHLPAIAHEVGFDLNVDIANEISSKTPNLCHLAPAGHTYIEDLNDAGGIYAVMNEISKLGLLKTNLITCTGKTVGENIEGCANKNPEVIRPVENPYSQTGGIAVLKGNLAPDSCVVKRSAVVPEMLKHEGPAKVFDCEEDALEAINTGKIVAGDVVVIRYEGPKGGPGMREMLNPTSAIAGRGLGSSVALITDGRFSGASRGASIGHVSPEAAVGGNIALVEDGDMIQIDINANTINFLVSDEELARRKANWKPRKPKITTGYLARYAALVTSGNRGAILDIPKF, translated from the coding sequence ATGAGAAGTGATGTAATAACAAAAGGATCTAAAAGTGCACCTCAACGTTCATTGCTTAGTGCCTTAGGTTTAACAAAAGAAGAAATGGAAAGGCCTCTTGTAGGTATCGTGAGCTCACAAAATGATATCGTTCCTGGTCATATGAATTTAGACAAAATAGTTGAAGCTGTAAAAATGGGAGTTTCAATGGCTGGAGGTACTCCAATTGTCTTTCCTGCAATTGCTGTTTGTGACGGTATTGCTATGGGACATGAAGGAATGAAATATTCATTAGTTACAAGAGATTTAATTGCAGATTCTACTGAAGCTATGGCAATGGCTCATGCCTTTGATGCATTAGTAATGGTTCCTAATTGTGATAAAAATGTTCCTGGCCTTCTAATGGCTGCAGCAAGAGTTAATATTCCTACAATTTTTGTAAGTGGCGGACCAATGCTTGCTGGAAAAGTTGACGGATGTAAGACAAGCTTATCAAGTATGTTTGAAGCTGTTGGCGCTTACAATGCTGGAAAAATTACAGCTGAAAAATTAGATGAATATGAAAACAACGTATGCCCTACTTGTGGTTCTTGTTCAGGAATGTATACTGCAAATAGTATGAACTGTTTAACTGAAGTACTTGGTATGGGCCTTCAAGGGAATGGCACAATCCCTGCAGTTTATTCGGAAAGAATAAAACTTGCAAAGCATGCTGGCATGAAAATCATGGAATTACTTGAAAAGAACATAAGACCACGAGATATTATGACGGAAGATGCATTTATGAATGCTATGACTATGGACATGGCTCTTGGCTGTAGTACCAATAGTATGTTACATTTACCTGCAATTGCACACGAAGTTGGCTTTGATTTAAATGTTGATATAGCTAATGAAATTAGTTCAAAAACACCTAATCTTTGTCATCTTGCTCCTGCAGGACACACTTATATTGAAGATCTAAATGATGCTGGTGGAATTTACGCTGTTATGAATGAAATAAGTAAGCTTGGTTTATTAAAAACTAACCTTATAACATGTACAGGAAAAACTGTTGGTGAAAACATTGAAGGATGTGCAAATAAAAATCCTGAAGTTATTAGACCAGTCGAAAATCCATATAGTCAAACTGGTGGGATTGCAGTTCTTAAAGGAAATCTAGCACCTGATTCATGTGTCGTTAAGCGTTCAGCCGTTGTACCAGAAATGTTAAAGCATGAAGGTCCAGCTAAAGTGTTTGATTGCGAAGAAGATGCCCTTGAAGCCATAAATACAGGAAAAATTGTTGCTGGAGATGTTGTTGTTATCAGATATGAAGGACCTAAAGGAGGCCCTGGCATGAGAGAAATGCTTAATCCAACTTCTGCAATTGCAGGAAGAGGTCTTGGAAGTTCCGTTGCTCTTATAACAGATGGACGTTTTAGTGGCGCTAGCAGAGGTGCTTCAATCGGTCACGTTTCTCCAGAGGCGGCAGTAGGTGGTAACATAGCATTAGTTGAGGATGGAGATATGATCCAAATTGATATTAACGCTAACACTATTAACTTCTTAGTTAGCGATGAAGAATTAGCAAGAAGAAAAGCAAATTGGAAACCAAGAAAACCAAAAATAACTACAGGTTATCTAGCAAGATACGCTGCTCTTGTTACGTCAGGAAATAGAGGTGCTATCTTAGACATTCCTAAATTTTAA
- a CDS encoding FadR/GntR family transcriptional regulator, translating to MPRKGKSLSESVADDILAMITIDKKFNIGDKLPNENELSTELKVSRTTLREAIRILVAHNILEIRRGKGTFVSEIKNITESMGLENLSTQKLDVKDLYEMRLIFEPETAYYAAKRATDKELERILYYGRLEEEMILNNEDRTEVERSFHKSIAKATHNEFMNKLMPILYKAIDNGVILSDENKSILQNTLNDHRMIMEFLEARDAEGAKTAMKIHIIRAMKDLGIPNE from the coding sequence ATGCCACGAAAAGGAAAAAGCTTATCGGAAAGTGTTGCTGATGATATACTAGCGATGATTACTATAGATAAAAAATTTAATATTGGTGATAAACTACCAAATGAAAATGAGCTTTCTACTGAATTAAAAGTAAGCAGAACTACTCTAAGAGAAGCCATTCGTATTTTAGTTGCTCACAATATTTTAGAAATTAGGCGAGGCAAAGGCACATTTGTATCAGAAATAAAAAACATTACTGAAAGCATGGGGTTAGAAAATCTTTCTACTCAAAAATTAGATGTTAAAGATTTATATGAGATGAGATTAATTTTCGAACCAGAGACTGCTTACTATGCTGCTAAACGCGCCACTGATAAGGAATTAGAAAGAATATTGTACTACGGAAGACTTGAAGAAGAAATGATCTTAAATAATGAAGATCGAACCGAGGTAGAGAGATCCTTCCATAAATCTATCGCAAAAGCTACTCATAATGAATTTATGAACAAGCTGATGCCTATATTATACAAAGCAATTGATAATGGTGTTATTTTATCCGATGAAAATAAATCAATTCTTCAAAATACTTTAAATGATCATCGCATGATAATGGAGTTTCTGGAGGCTAGAGATGCTGAAGGTGCAAAAACTGCCATGAAAATTCATATTATTAGAGCAATGAAAGATTTAGGTATACCAAATGAATAA
- a CDS encoding DUF1540 domain-containing protein has product MKPEKMSSPNQGIKCVVNTCQYYMSGDHCCAQQIEVQPKNASDTQETDCATFIPENQI; this is encoded by the coding sequence ATGAAACCAGAAAAAATGAGTTCACCAAACCAAGGAATCAAATGCGTTGTTAATACATGTCAATATTATATGTCAGGTGATCACTGTTGTGCACAACAAATAGAAGTACAACCTAAAAATGCTAGCGATACTCAAGAAACAGACTGTGCTACATTTATCCCTGAAAACCAAATCTAA
- a CDS encoding AEC family transporter gives MIIFNALGSVFSIVLMISTGFFLSHKGWFDEKTSKLFSRLVCNLAIPCLMISQFTESFDKEKLLSLSDGLFAPFTSMAIVYIIAVIVSKAIKVDKKRIGTFRSMFFVSNSIFIGLPVNMALFGEKSIPNVLLYYIANTTFFWTLGVYEISRDGDSTNANIFSFDTIKRIMSPPLLSFTFAVLLILLDIHLPKFVLDTCKYFGNLTTPLAMLFIGITIHSVNFKEFRFSWDMLAILLGRFVISPILILLLCNFANTPLLMKEVFVIQAAMPVMTNTAIVSKRYNADYEYATINTIITTIFSLIVIPIYMLLLA, from the coding sequence ATGATTATTTTTAATGCATTAGGAAGTGTATTTAGTATAGTTCTCATGATTTCTACTGGATTCTTTTTATCTCATAAAGGCTGGTTTGATGAAAAAACTTCAAAGCTTTTTTCAAGATTAGTGTGCAATCTTGCTATCCCCTGCCTCATGATTTCACAATTTACAGAAAGCTTTGATAAAGAGAAACTATTGAGTCTTAGTGATGGATTATTCGCTCCATTTACATCCATGGCTATTGTTTATATAATTGCCGTAATTGTTTCTAAAGCTATTAAAGTGGACAAGAAACGAATTGGTACCTTTAGATCAATGTTTTTTGTATCAAATTCTATATTTATTGGTCTTCCAGTGAATATGGCTTTATTTGGTGAAAAAAGCATCCCGAATGTTTTATTATACTACATAGCAAATACTACATTTTTCTGGACACTTGGTGTATATGAAATTAGTCGTGATGGCGACTCTACCAATGCCAATATCTTTTCCTTTGATACAATAAAACGTATCATGTCACCTCCTTTATTAAGCTTTACTTTTGCTGTTTTACTTATATTACTAGATATTCATCTTCCAAAGTTTGTTCTAGATACTTGCAAATATTTCGGTAATTTAACAACACCATTAGCTATGTTGTTTATAGGGATAACAATTCACTCTGTTAATTTCAAAGAATTTAGATTTAGCTGGGACATGCTAGCAATACTTTTAGGAAGGTTTGTCATTTCTCCTATATTAATTTTGTTATTGTGTAATTTTGCAAATACTCCTTTACTTATGAAAGAAGTATTTGTTATTCAAGCAGCAATGCCAGTCATGACTAATACAGCAATAGTATCTAAACGTTATAATGCAGATTACGAATATGCTACGATAAATACAATCATAACAACTATTTTTAGCTTAATTGTCATTCCAATTTATATGTTATTACTAGCTTGA
- a CDS encoding GntR family transcriptional regulator translates to MEKYKIEKAPSYYDQAYNSIKAMIFNGILKPGDRIYESKLASEFQISRSPVREAIRSLEKDGLLVIGDKSKITIYKPTKEDIENIYECRQALESQAAKLTTLKASDKELDEIEKVLVKIQKNIERFDDTLTKSIIELNTKFHDLILDFSQNNHLKKLSKDLSSLTYFYRSIDVYEPERNMDIFNHHLEIFHYIKKRDEEKAYKAMYNHIDNDLKHLKNILSKDCII, encoded by the coding sequence ATGGAAAAATATAAAATTGAAAAAGCGCCTTCTTACTATGATCAAGCTTACAATTCTATAAAAGCTATGATATTTAACGGTATTTTAAAACCCGGAGATAGGATTTATGAATCCAAACTTGCCAGCGAATTTCAAATAAGCAGAAGTCCAGTAAGAGAAGCCATACGTTCTTTAGAAAAAGATGGACTACTTGTTATTGGAGATAAATCAAAAATTACAATTTATAAGCCAACTAAAGAAGACATAGAAAATATTTATGAATGTCGCCAAGCTTTAGAATCTCAGGCTGCAAAATTAACTACTCTTAAAGCATCTGATAAAGAATTAGATGAAATTGAAAAGGTATTAGTAAAAATTCAAAAAAACATAGAAAGATTTGATGATACACTTACTAAAAGTATTATTGAACTAAATACTAAATTTCATGATTTAATCTTAGATTTCAGCCAAAATAATCATCTAAAAAAGTTGAGTAAAGATTTGAGTTCTCTCACTTATTTTTATAGATCTATAGATGTTTATGAACCTGAGCGTAATATGGATATTTTCAATCATCATCTTGAGATATTTCATTATATTAAAAAGAGAGATGAAGAAAAAGCATATAAAGCAATGTACAACCACATAGACAATGATTTAAAACATTTGAAAAACATTTTATCAAAGGATTGCATTATATAA
- a CDS encoding thioredoxin domain-containing protein has protein sequence MLSTIKANNLINEKSPYLLQHANNPINWYSWGDEAFAKAKEEDKPIFLSIGYSTCHWCHVMAHESFEDEEIAGIMNDSFIAIKVDREERPDIDSVYMTVCQALTGHGGWPLTVIMTPDQKPFFAGTYFPKKAKYNMPGLMDILNSINKQWKDNKDKLISSGDSILSELGGYFDGETSKLKLTSKTLKNGYNQILHAFQEKYGGFGDAPKFPTPHITMFLLRYYKSHKEIKALEMAEKTLISMYRGGIFDHIGFGFSRYSTDSKWLVPHFEKMLYDNALLVIAYLEGYEVTKNEIYKEVATKVLEYVFRELTSKEGGFYCAEDADSEGEEGKYYVFEPLEILSVLGEEDGTYFNDYFDITSDGNFEGKSIPNLIKNKNFHKSDDRIKLLSEQILQYRSDRTELHKDDKILTSWNGLMIAALGKAYKVIEDERYFEYAKKAVEFIFNNLMDENKRLLARYRDKDSRHKAYLDDYAFLCFGLIELYESSYDIEFLNKAIEINKDMINLFWDNEKDGFFLYGEDSEKLIARPKELFDGAMPSGNSVAAYNLIKLARLTGDLTLEEMAEKQFNFICGSVFNEEINHSFFLMAASFALNESEELVCVTNDKGEEEKIKDLLSERSIFNLTTIIKNDENRNKIENLAPFLKEYDLINEKSTYYLCKGKSCMAPVNDIGELRKMLSKL, from the coding sequence ATGTTATCTACAATAAAAGCCAACAATTTAATAAATGAAAAATCTCCTTATTTATTGCAACATGCTAATAATCCAATAAATTGGTATTCATGGGGGGATGAAGCATTTGCAAAAGCTAAAGAGGAAGATAAGCCTATTTTTTTATCGATTGGGTATTCAACTTGTCACTGGTGTCATGTAATGGCCCACGAATCATTTGAAGATGAGGAAATTGCAGGAATTATGAATGATAGTTTTATTGCGATTAAAGTGGACAGAGAGGAAAGACCAGATATTGATAGTGTATATATGACAGTTTGCCAAGCCTTAACCGGCCATGGAGGCTGGCCGCTTACAGTGATAATGACTCCAGATCAAAAACCATTTTTTGCAGGTACTTATTTTCCTAAAAAGGCTAAATATAATATGCCAGGACTTATGGATATTTTAAATTCAATAAATAAGCAATGGAAGGATAATAAGGATAAGCTTATATCATCTGGTGATAGTATTTTATCAGAACTTGGTGGCTATTTTGATGGTGAAACAAGCAAATTGAAGTTGACATCTAAGACATTAAAAAATGGGTATAATCAAATTTTACACGCTTTTCAGGAAAAGTATGGAGGCTTTGGTGATGCACCTAAATTTCCGACGCCTCATATAACAATGTTTTTGCTTAGATATTATAAATCTCATAAAGAAATTAAAGCTTTAGAAATGGCTGAAAAAACCTTGATTTCTATGTATAGAGGTGGAATATTTGATCATATAGGTTTTGGTTTTTCAAGATATTCTACGGATAGTAAGTGGCTGGTACCACATTTTGAAAAGATGCTTTATGATAATGCTTTGCTTGTCATTGCATATTTAGAGGGATATGAGGTCACAAAAAATGAGATTTACAAAGAGGTTGCAACAAAAGTGCTAGAATATGTATTTAGAGAGCTTACTAGTAAAGAGGGTGGATTTTACTGTGCTGAAGATGCAGATAGCGAAGGTGAAGAGGGAAAATATTATGTTTTTGAACCTTTAGAAATTTTAAGTGTTTTAGGAGAAGAAGATGGTACGTATTTTAATGATTATTTTGACATAACTTCTGATGGGAACTTTGAGGGCAAGAGCATTCCGAATTTAATAAAAAATAAAAACTTTCATAAGTCAGATGATAGGATAAAGTTACTTAGTGAACAAATACTTCAATATAGAAGTGACAGAACGGAATTACATAAAGATGATAAAATCTTAACTTCATGGAATGGACTTATGATAGCTGCACTTGGAAAAGCCTATAAAGTTATTGAGGATGAAAGATACTTTGAATATGCTAAGAAAGCAGTAGAGTTTATTTTCAATAACTTGATGGACGAAAATAAAAGGCTTCTTGCAAGGTATAGAGATAAGGATTCGCGTCATAAAGCTTATTTAGATGACTATGCTTTTCTTTGTTTTGGACTTATAGAGCTTTATGAAAGTAGCTATGATATTGAGTTTTTAAATAAGGCGATTGAAATAAATAAGGATATGATTAACTTATTTTGGGATAATGAAAAAGATGGATTCTTCCTTTATGGTGAGGATAGTGAAAAATTAATTGCTAGACCTAAGGAACTTTTTGATGGTGCTATGCCTTCAGGAAATTCTGTTGCAGCTTACAATTTAATAAAGCTTGCAAGACTTACTGGTGATTTAACTCTTGAAGAAATGGCAGAGAAACAATTTAATTTTATTTGTGGCTCAGTATTTAATGAAGAGATAAATCATTCATTCTTTTTAATGGCTGCATCATTTGCTTTAAATGAATCAGAAGAATTAGTATGCGTTACTAATGATAAAGGTGAAGAAGAAAAAATCAAAGATTTATTAAGTGAAAGGTCTATTTTTAATTTAACAACAATAATTAAGAATGATGAAAATAGAAATAAAATAGAAAATTTAGCACCATTTCTTAAGGAATATGATCTTATAAATGAAAAATCTACATATTATTTATGTAAAGGAAAATCGTGTATGGCTCCAGTAAATGATATTGGTGAATTAAGAAAAATGTTATCTAAATTATAA